Part of the Candidatus Binatia bacterium genome is shown below.
TCGGTGGCAGACCGCGCACAGCGCCTCGACCGCCTCCGCGCCATCATCGTCCGCTCTAGCTGCCGCGACCGGAAGAAGCAGCGTCAAGCCGACCGCCAACGCGAGCGCGCGCATCACGCGACCTCCACAGAGACGCGGTGCCAACCGTTCCAAAAGTAACCGCTGGGATTCCAAGACGGCGTCTCCGGCTGCACGTTCCCCTTCGCGTCAGTCGCGCGCGCCGTGACGACGGCCGTCCCTCTTGCGAGCTCGACATCGGCCCGGAACACCTGCCAGCGACCCAGGCCCGGCTCGCCTTCGAGCGACGCGTCGACCCACGTCTTGCCGTCGTCGCCCGATAGCTGGACCCGCTCGATCGCACCGTGGCCGGAGAATGCGACGCCCGAGACACCGCAGCGGCCCGCGGGAACCGACCGCCCATGGGCCGGCTGGGCGATCACCGACTTCACCGGGAACTCGTGCACGGGACTCATCTGATCGTGCGGCACCGCCACCCCCGGCTTCACCGGTGTGTCTGGCATCCGGTACGCCTTCTGCATGAAGAAGCCGGGCTCCTCGTCCTTCTGCGGGCGAATCTCGGTGAGCCACTTCGTCCAGTTGTCCGCCGCCCATCCCGGCACCACCAGGCGCGTCGGGCCGCCGTGCGCGAGCGGAATCGGCGCACCGTTCATCTCGAAGGCCACCACCGTCGTCGGATCGAGCGCTCGGTTGAGCGGGATGCTCCGATGGAACGCGGGGGTCGTCGGGAGCGGCGGCAGGTCTGCGCCGATCAGCGCCACGTGGGCAGCCGCCTTTCCGACACCCGCCTTCGCCAACAGGTCCGCCAGGCGAACGCCGCGCCACTCCGCCTGGCCCATCGCCCCGTGCCCCCACTGTACGCCGGGCACGCGCGGACTGTACAAGGAGCGGCCGCTCCCGGCGCAGACCGTGACGGCGGTGACGGTCACCGACGGAAGCTCCCGAAGTTCAGCGGGAGTGAGCGAGACCGTTCGGCCGACGTCTCCGACGATGGAGAGAGCGCGCTGTGCCCGCAGCGCCGGTGGCCGGAAGTGGCTTCGCACGAAGAAGTCGTCGTTCGGCGTGATGAGCCTGTCGAACGACGAGAGCGGCGCCTCGAGCTGTTGCGGTGAGTGGCCATACTCGAGAAAATCGGCGGCCCGCGCCGGGGCCGCCAGAGCCGCAACAGCCGCACCACCCGCGGTCGCAAGAAAATGACGACGCGACAGCGTCCACGAGAGTCCCCTCATCCGCACCTCACGCGAGCCACAGTATCACGAACCACGCCGATAGGGAGCCACGTCCATGCCCAGTGGCCCGTAGCGCGCCTCGATCGCAGCGACGTGGTCCTCCGTCCAAAACGCGTCCCCCGGTGACGGGAACCCCAGCACGCAACGCTGCTGGACCGACGACGTCGCGACAATTCGTTCCATCACCTGCGAGCGACGATACATAGCCCACGTCCAGCCGGTGTGAAGCACGCTGATCCACTCGCTCGCCGCTTTGCGAAACGTCATATTCTGTACGAGCCGCAGCGCGCCGATGTCGAGTG
Proteins encoded:
- a CDS encoding sulfite oxidase, coding for MRGLSWTLSRRHFLATAGGAAVAALAAPARAADFLEYGHSPQQLEAPLSSFDRLITPNDDFFVRSHFRPPALRAQRALSIVGDVGRTVSLTPAELRELPSVTVTAVTVCAGSGRSLYSPRVPGVQWGHGAMGQAEWRGVRLADLLAKAGVGKAAAHVALIGADLPPLPTTPAFHRSIPLNRALDPTTVVAFEMNGAPIPLAHGGPTRLVVPGWAADNWTKWLTEIRPQKDEEPGFFMQKAYRMPDTPVKPGVAVPHDQMSPVHEFPVKSVIAQPAHGRSVPAGRCGVSGVAFSGHGAIERVQLSGDDGKTWVDASLEGEPGLGRWQVFRADVELARGTAVVTARATDAKGNVQPETPSWNPSGYFWNGWHRVSVEVA